From the Hordeum vulgare subsp. vulgare chromosome 1H, MorexV3_pseudomolecules_assembly, whole genome shotgun sequence genome, the window AAAGTAGAACACCACAAGAGTATACATACGCATAGACGGACACAGAAGAAAACAAGCCTATGTTTTAGGTTGCGTCGGTGAAGCTTGAGCTGGCATATGGGGAGGGGAATTTGATTTTATTGGTTGGCTCCGTCCTCGCCGCACCGCAAGGCTGCCGCCACGCTCACCTGTAGCTGCGGTAGAGCGGGGTGTACATGCAGCTCTCGGCGTACTTGACCAAGTCGTCGGGCCGCGGCAGCCGGCTCGCCAGGCCCAGGTCATAGGCCTTTGCGGCCACCTTGGCGGCGATGTTGGCCGAGATCTTGCGGATGTTGGTGAAGGGCGGGAAGATGAGCCCCTTGTCGAAGTTCTCCTGGGTCACCTGCTCCGCCAGCGCCTCCGCTGCACCCAACCAAACACCATTCACCATCAGATTCAGATTCAATCACCATCCACCGCAAACGCGTGCGAGGAGATGCAGATACTTACAGGCGGCGAGGAGCATGTCGTCGTGGACGCGGATGGCGCCGGAGATGACGACGCCGAGCCCGAACCCGGGGAACACGTAGGCGTTGTTGGACTGCCCGGGCACGTACGTCTTCCCCTCGTACTCCACGGGGTCGAACGGGCTCCCGCTCGCGAACACGGCGGTGCCCTTGCTCCAGGTGTAGGCTTCCTCGGCCGTGCACTCCGAGTGCGACGTCGGGTTCGACAGCGAGAAGATGACAGGTTTCTGCATTTTTCACACGGCCTCTGTTTAGCGTTCCTGCACCTCAAATGAAGCAATAAATCGAGCTGACAGGTCTGCGTCCTACCTCGTTGAAGGAGGCCATGGCCTCGATCACTTCTTGGGTGAAGGTCTTCCCGACGCCAGATGTTCCGATCAGCACGGTTGGCTTGATGGACTGGACGGCCTCCAGCAGGGTCTTCAGTTCTTCATGCTCATGAGCGAACGGCTTCTTGAAGTGCTGCAGAGACTCTTTTCTAGACTCCACAAGCAGACCCTGCACAATACCACGACACAGAGCCCTACGTGTCAGAGAAAAAAATCTAGATGCATGCATGGTTTCTGGGATGAGATGAGCAACCAACCTTCGAGTCCACCAGCCAGATCTTCTTGCGGCAGTCGTCGACAGGGAGATCAGTCTGTAAAAACAGCAACTCGATGTCAGTGATAGGTAGTAATACACCATCGACCGACTGATCCATAAACAATGCAGAGCTTGCTGTCTTACGTGTTTGGACATCTCAAGCGCAATGAGTTCTGCAATGCCAGTTCCAGCCTCTCCAGCACCAAGAAAGAGGTAAGTCTGATCCACAAGGCCTCCACCGATCACCTTGAGCGCCGCCAAGAGGCCTGCGAGGACCACTGATGCTGTGCCCTGCAATATCACCATTTCCCGTTCAGTAACTCTGAAGATAAAAGACAATAAAAATAACCAAATGGTTCACCTCGTGGTGACCAGACCACTGCTTGGTAGGAACAGTGTGGGAATGAATGAAGCACCTGGATATCATCATTGAAGACGAGATGGCTCTTGCTGTACTTTGCGAGCAAATCGAATGCATTGTGGTTGGCAAAGTCCTCAAACTGGACCAGGACTTTCTCGCCGTAGTTTTGCTTGACTGCGGTCATGAACTCTTGAAGAAGCTCATGGTATTCGTCGCCGGTAGCACGCCGTTGACGGAGCCCGATGTAGTACTCGTCGTTGAGCAATGTCTCGTTGTTGGTGCCAACATCGATCGTAATTGGCAGGCACTGCACCACGATCGTTGCATTATTAATATAATAAATCGGTCAGCAGAACGATCCACTGGTTTTGATCCTTGCGTGCTTTCAGAACATTCAGAGCCACACTTACAGCTGATGGGCGAACTCCTCCGAGGGCGGTGTACAGAGACAGCTTGCCAACCGGAATCCCCATACCCTGCACAAGATCATCACAACATGCATGAGCATTCAGAATCATATAAAGGTTGGTGGTGGATCATCATCGATCATATTTATGCAGTACCTGGCAACCCAGATCTCCGAGGCCCAAAATGCGCTCGCCGTCGGTGACGACGATGACCTGGATGCTCCTCTCAGGCCAGTTCTTGAGCACCTCAAGCACCTTGCCCCTGAAAAGTGCTTGACATGTCAGACATGTACTCGGGTCTTGAACAGAGAGAAATGCACGGCGCGCTAGAGAGAGTAGGGAAGAGAGGGAAGACAACGAGACGCACTTG encodes:
- the LOC123427242 gene encoding NADP-dependent malic enzyme, chloroplastic-like isoform X2, which gives rise to MAGGGVEDAYGEDRATEEQLVTPWSFSVASGHSLLRDPRHNKGLAFSEAERDAHYLRGLLPPAIVSQEHQEKKIMHNLRQYTVPLQRYIAMMDLQERNERLFYKLLIDNVEELLPVVYTPVVGEACQKYGSIYRRPQGLYISLKDKGKVLEVLKNWPERSIQVIVVTDGERILGLGDLGCQGMGIPVGKLSLYTALGGVRPSACLPITIDVGTNNETLLNDEYYIGLRQRRATGDEYHELLQEFMTAVKQNYGEKVLVQFEDFANHNAFDLLAKYSKSHLVFNDDIQGTASVVLAGLLAALKVIGGGLVDQTYLFLGAGEAGTGIAELIALEMSKHTDLPVDDCRKKIWLVDSKGLLVESRKESLQHFKKPFAHEHEELKTLLEAVQSIKPTVLIGTSGVGKTFTQEVIEAMASFNEKPVIFSLSNPTSHSECTAEEAYTWSKGTAVFASGSPFDPVEYEGKTYVPGQSNNAYVFPGFGLGVVISGAIRVHDDMLLAASEALAEQVTQENFDKGLIFPPFTNIRKISANIAAKVAAKAYDLGLASRLPRPDDLVKYAESCMYTPLYRSYR
- the LOC123427242 gene encoding NADP-dependent malic enzyme, chloroplastic-like isoform X1; its protein translation is MAQCELNSATGPGQAAKLDQDHGTEGVSPCRANGGSDVNAESGHSLLRDPRHNKGLAFSEAERDAHYLRGLLPPAIVSQEHQEKKIMHNLRQYTVPLQRYIAMMDLQERNERLFYKLLIDNVEELLPVVYTPVVGEACQKYGSIYRRPQGLYISLKDKGKVLEVLKNWPERSIQVIVVTDGERILGLGDLGCQGMGIPVGKLSLYTALGGVRPSACLPITIDVGTNNETLLNDEYYIGLRQRRATGDEYHELLQEFMTAVKQNYGEKVLVQFEDFANHNAFDLLAKYSKSHLVFNDDIQGTASVVLAGLLAALKVIGGGLVDQTYLFLGAGEAGTGIAELIALEMSKHTDLPVDDCRKKIWLVDSKGLLVESRKESLQHFKKPFAHEHEELKTLLEAVQSIKPTVLIGTSGVGKTFTQEVIEAMASFNEKPVIFSLSNPTSHSECTAEEAYTWSKGTAVFASGSPFDPVEYEGKTYVPGQSNNAYVFPGFGLGVVISGAIRVHDDMLLAASEALAEQVTQENFDKGLIFPPFTNIRKISANIAAKVAAKAYDLGLASRLPRPDDLVKYAESCMYTPLYRSYR